Proteins from a genomic interval of Prionailurus viverrinus isolate Anna chromosome F2, UM_Priviv_1.0, whole genome shotgun sequence:
- the RHPN1 gene encoding rhophilin-1 isoform X5 gives MAARRWTGRRGVSVPMIPLGLKETKELDWSTPLRELISGHFGEDSASYEAEIRELEDLRQAIRTPSRGEAGLELLMAYYNQLCFLDARFIAPTRNLGLLFQWYDSLTGVPAQQRALAFEKGSVLFNIGALYTQIGARQDRSCPEGTRRAIEAFQRAAGAFSLLRENFSRAPSPDMSPASLSMLERLMTAQAQECIFEGLLLPSTEAPQGCLAQLRLAQEAAQVAAEYRLVHQTMAQPPVHDYVPFPWTTLVRVKAEYFRALAHYHAAAVLCDSPPAAEVDCPALSQAFLGLPATPGPPGAAPQEQEGRRMLGKAHLKRAILGQEEALRLHAVCRALRSVDLLQAVLAQALRRSLARYSELDREDDFLEATEAPDIPPKTQQKPEIRAPSFSRVKVTDIFHRLGPLSVFSAKNCWRLVGPVHVTRGEAGFGLTLRGDAPVLIAAVIPGGPAAAAGLREGDYIVSLNGRPCKWWKHAEVVAQLKGVGDEGASLQVVTLLPRAEPPSAVSPGGPGRAFPRPRHAPRLRGRRREELARGRASLAWPSGQRPSVPWSPPGGESLPWARPQPSPRWASVCPHSWGPRAGAALQEPFQDPHPQHGTPAGRCCPVALTEPPACP, from the exons ATGGCAGCGCGGAGGTGGACCGGCCGGAGGG GTGTCAGTGTCCCTATGATCCCCCTGGGGCTGAAGGAGACCAAGGAGCTGGACTGGTCCACACCCCTGAGG GAGCTGATCTCTGGGCACTTTGGAGAGGACAGTGCCTCCTATGAGGCCGAAATCAGGGAGCTGGAGGACCTGCGGCAG GCCATTCGGACCCCCAGCCGAGGCGAGGCAGGCCTAGAGCTGCTTATGGCCTACTACAACCAGCTCTGCTTCCTGGACGCACGCTTCATCGCCCCCACCAGGAACCTGGGGCTGCTGTTCCAGTG GTATGACTCACTCACGGGAGTCCCGGCCCAGCAGCGGGCCCTGGCCTTTGAGAAGGGCAGCGTGCTTTTCAACATCGGGGCCCTCTACACCCAGATCGGGGCTCGCCAGGACCGCTCCTGCCCCGAGGGCACCAGGCGTGCCATTGAAGCTTTTCAGAGGGCTGCTG GGGCCTTCAGCCTCCTGAGGGAGAACTTTTCCCGAGCACCCAGCCCCGACATGAGCCCGGCCTCGCTGTCCATGCTGGAACGACTCATGACCGCCCAGGCCCAAGAATGCATCTTTGAGGGCCTCTTGCTGCCGTCCACCGAAGCCCCCCAGGGTTGCCTGGCCCAGCTGCGCCTGGCTCAGGAGGCTGCCCAG GTGGCAGCTGAGTACAGGCTGGTGCACCAGACCATGGCCCAGCCACCTGTCCACGACTACGTGCCCTTCCCCTGGACCACCCTGGTGCGTGTCAAGGCTGAGTACTTCCGCGCCCTGGCCCACTACCACGCGGCTGCGGTGCTCTGCGACAGCCCCC CAGCGGCCGAGGTGGACTGCCCAGCACTCTCACAGGCCTTCCTTGGGCTCCCAGCCACACCTGGGCCCCCGGGCGCCGCACCCCAGGAGCAGGAGGGGCGCAGGATGCTCG GCAAGGCCCACCTGAAGCGTGCCATCCTGGGCCAAGAGGAGGCCCTGCGGCTGCACGCCGTGTGCCGTGCCCTGCGGAGCGTGGACCTACTGCAGGCCGTGCTGGCCCAGGCCCTGCGGCGCTCACTGGCCAGGTACTCGGAACTCGACCGAGAGGATGACTTCTTGGAGGCCACGGAAGCTCCCGACATCCCAC CTAAAACACAGCAGAAGCCAGAGATCAGGGCACCCAGCTTCTCCAGGGTGAAGGTGACTGATATCTTCCACCGGCTG gggcccctgtccGTGTTTTCAGCCAAGAACTGCTGGCGGCTGGTGGGGCCCGTCCACGTGACCCGGGGAGAGGCTGGCTTCGGCCTCACGTTGCGGGGAGATGCGCCCGTCCTCATCGCTGCTGTCATCCCCGGGGGCCCGGCCGCG GCAGCTGGCCTGCGGGAGGGTGACTACATCGTGTCCTTGAACGGGCGGCCGTGCAAGTGGTGGAAGCATGCGGAGGTGGTGGCGCAGCTGAAGGGCGTGGGCGACGAGGGCGCGAGCCTGCAGGTGGTCACGCTGCTGCCCAGGGCGGAGCCACCCAGCGCGGTGAGCCCCGGGGGCCCCGGGAGGGCCTTCCCCCGGCCCCGGCACGCCCCGCGACTGCGAGGGCGTCGGAGAGAGGAGCTTGCGCGCGGGCGAGCCTCACTGGCGTGGCCTTCTGGGCAGCGGCCGTCTGTGCCGTGGTCTCCACCTGGCGGCGAGTCCCTGCCCTGGGCGAGGCCGCAGCCCTCCCCGCGGTGGGCCTCCGTGTGCCCACACTCCTGGGGACCTCGGGCAGGGGCGGCGCTGCAGGAGCCGTTTCAggatccccacccccagcatggcACCCCTGCGGGGCGCTGCTGCCCTGTTGCCCTTACAGAACCCCCAGCTTGCCCCTGA
- the RHPN1 gene encoding rhophilin-1 isoform X4, with the protein MIPEERTDDPGSGEESARLQPAGSVRKGRDPLAQTPRGRLQSRRAQVHQQINKELRMRTGAENLYRATSNAWVRETVALELSYVNSSLQLLKEELEELNGSAEVDRPEGEGVSVPMIPLGLKETKELDWSTPLRELISGHFGEDSASYEAEIRELEDLRQAIRTPSRGEAGLELLMAYYNQLCFLDARFIAPTRNLGLLFQWYDSLTGVPAQQRALAFEKGSVLFNIGALYTQIGARQDRSCPEGTRRAIEAFQRAAGAFSLLRENFSRAPSPDMSPASLSMLERLMTAQAQECIFEGLLLPSTEAPQGCLAQLRLAQEAAQVAAEYRLVHQTMAQPPVHDYVPFPWTTLVRVKAEYFRALAHYHAAAVLCDSPPAAEVDCPALSQAFLGLPATPGPPGAAPQEQEGRRMLGKAHLKRAILGQEEALRLHAVCRALRSVDLLQAVLAQALRRSLARYSELDREDDFLEATEAPDIPPKTQQKPEIRAPSFSRVKVTDIFHRLGPLSVFSAKNCWRLVGPVHVTRGEAGFGLTLRGDAPVLIAAVIPGGPAAAAGLREGDYIVSLNGRPCKWWKHAEVVAQLKGVGDEGASLQVVTLLPRAEPPSAGEHRPALGALLRGQKECGRGPPAPGRASPRPLLGWSRKAKRGKTRGRLSPHP; encoded by the exons ATGATCCCCGAGGAGAGGACGGACGACCCGGGCTCCGGCGAGGAGAGTGCGCGGCTGCAACCGGCCGGCAGCGTTCGCAAG GGCCGTGACCCCCTGGCACAGACACCGCGCGGCCGCCTGCAGAGCCGCAGGGCCCAGGTCCACCAGCAGATCAATAAGGAGTTGCGGATGCGGACAGGCGCGGAGAACCTGTACAG agccACCAGCAACGCCTGGGTCAGGGAGACAGTGGCCCTAGAGCTGAGCTACGTCAACTCCAGCCTGCAGCTGCTgaaggaggagctggaggagctCAATGGCAGCGCGGAGGTGGACCGGCCGGAGGG CGAAGGTGTCAGTGTCCCTATGATCCCCCTGGGGCTGAAGGAGACCAAGGAGCTGGACTGGTCCACACCCCTGAGG GAGCTGATCTCTGGGCACTTTGGAGAGGACAGTGCCTCCTATGAGGCCGAAATCAGGGAGCTGGAGGACCTGCGGCAG GCCATTCGGACCCCCAGCCGAGGCGAGGCAGGCCTAGAGCTGCTTATGGCCTACTACAACCAGCTCTGCTTCCTGGACGCACGCTTCATCGCCCCCACCAGGAACCTGGGGCTGCTGTTCCAGTG GTATGACTCACTCACGGGAGTCCCGGCCCAGCAGCGGGCCCTGGCCTTTGAGAAGGGCAGCGTGCTTTTCAACATCGGGGCCCTCTACACCCAGATCGGGGCTCGCCAGGACCGCTCCTGCCCCGAGGGCACCAGGCGTGCCATTGAAGCTTTTCAGAGGGCTGCTG GGGCCTTCAGCCTCCTGAGGGAGAACTTTTCCCGAGCACCCAGCCCCGACATGAGCCCGGCCTCGCTGTCCATGCTGGAACGACTCATGACCGCCCAGGCCCAAGAATGCATCTTTGAGGGCCTCTTGCTGCCGTCCACCGAAGCCCCCCAGGGTTGCCTGGCCCAGCTGCGCCTGGCTCAGGAGGCTGCCCAG GTGGCAGCTGAGTACAGGCTGGTGCACCAGACCATGGCCCAGCCACCTGTCCACGACTACGTGCCCTTCCCCTGGACCACCCTGGTGCGTGTCAAGGCTGAGTACTTCCGCGCCCTGGCCCACTACCACGCGGCTGCGGTGCTCTGCGACAGCCCCC CAGCGGCCGAGGTGGACTGCCCAGCACTCTCACAGGCCTTCCTTGGGCTCCCAGCCACACCTGGGCCCCCGGGCGCCGCACCCCAGGAGCAGGAGGGGCGCAGGATGCTCG GCAAGGCCCACCTGAAGCGTGCCATCCTGGGCCAAGAGGAGGCCCTGCGGCTGCACGCCGTGTGCCGTGCCCTGCGGAGCGTGGACCTACTGCAGGCCGTGCTGGCCCAGGCCCTGCGGCGCTCACTGGCCAGGTACTCGGAACTCGACCGAGAGGATGACTTCTTGGAGGCCACGGAAGCTCCCGACATCCCAC CTAAAACACAGCAGAAGCCAGAGATCAGGGCACCCAGCTTCTCCAGGGTGAAGGTGACTGATATCTTCCACCGGCTG gggcccctgtccGTGTTTTCAGCCAAGAACTGCTGGCGGCTGGTGGGGCCCGTCCACGTGACCCGGGGAGAGGCTGGCTTCGGCCTCACGTTGCGGGGAGATGCGCCCGTCCTCATCGCTGCTGTCATCCCCGGGGGCCCGGCCGCG GCAGCTGGCCTGCGGGAGGGTGACTACATCGTGTCCTTGAACGGGCGGCCGTGCAAGTGGTGGAAGCATGCGGAGGTGGTGGCGCAGCTGAAGGGCGTGGGCGACGAGGGCGCGAGCCTGCAGGTGGTCACGCTGCTGCCCAGGGCGGAGCCACCCAGCGCG GGGGAGCACCGGCCGGCCCTGGGGGCGCTTCTGAGGGGCCAGAAGGAGTGTGGGCGGGGGCCACCAGCTCCTGGGCgagccagccccaggcccctcctTGGCTGGAGTCGCAAGGCCAAGAGGGGCAAGACCAGAGGGAGGCTGTCCCCACACCCCTGA
- the RHPN1 gene encoding rhophilin-1 isoform X2, with protein MIPEERTDDPGSGEESARLQPAGSVRKGRDPLAQTPRGRLQSRRAQVHQQINKELRMRTGAENLYRATSNAWVRETVALELSYVNSSLQLLKEELEELNGSAEVDRPEGEGVSVPMIPLGLKETKELDWSTPLRELISGHFGEDSASYEAEIRELEDLRQAIRTPSRGEAGLELLMAYYNQLCFLDARFIAPTRNLGLLFQWYDSLTGVPAQQRALAFEKGSVLFNIGALYTQIGARQDRSCPEGTRRAIEAFQRAAGAFSLLRENFSRAPSPDMSPASLSMLERLMTAQAQECIFEGLLLPSTEAPQGCLAQLRLAQEAAQVAAEYRLVHQTMAQPPVHDYVPFPWTTLVRVKAEYFRALAHYHAAAVLCDSPPAEVDCPALSQAFLGLPATPGPPGAAPQEQEGRRMLGKAHLKRAILGQEEALRLHAVCRALRSVDLLQAVLAQALRRSLARYSELDREDDFLEATEAPDIPPKTQQKPEIRAPSFSRVKVTDIFHRLGPLSVFSAKNCWRLVGPVHVTRGEAGFGLTLRGDAPVLIAAVIPGGPAAAAGLREGDYIVSLNGRPCKWWKHAEVVAQLKGVGDEGASLQVVTLLPRAEPPSAVSPGGPGRAFPRPRHAPRLRGRRREELARGRASLAWPSGQRPSVPWSPPGGESLPWARPQPSPRWASVCPHSWGPRAGAALQEPFQDPHPQHGTPAGRCCPVALTEPPACP; from the exons ATGATCCCCGAGGAGAGGACGGACGACCCGGGCTCCGGCGAGGAGAGTGCGCGGCTGCAACCGGCCGGCAGCGTTCGCAAG GGCCGTGACCCCCTGGCACAGACACCGCGCGGCCGCCTGCAGAGCCGCAGGGCCCAGGTCCACCAGCAGATCAATAAGGAGTTGCGGATGCGGACAGGCGCGGAGAACCTGTACAG agccACCAGCAACGCCTGGGTCAGGGAGACAGTGGCCCTAGAGCTGAGCTACGTCAACTCCAGCCTGCAGCTGCTgaaggaggagctggaggagctCAATGGCAGCGCGGAGGTGGACCGGCCGGAGGG CGAAGGTGTCAGTGTCCCTATGATCCCCCTGGGGCTGAAGGAGACCAAGGAGCTGGACTGGTCCACACCCCTGAGG GAGCTGATCTCTGGGCACTTTGGAGAGGACAGTGCCTCCTATGAGGCCGAAATCAGGGAGCTGGAGGACCTGCGGCAG GCCATTCGGACCCCCAGCCGAGGCGAGGCAGGCCTAGAGCTGCTTATGGCCTACTACAACCAGCTCTGCTTCCTGGACGCACGCTTCATCGCCCCCACCAGGAACCTGGGGCTGCTGTTCCAGTG GTATGACTCACTCACGGGAGTCCCGGCCCAGCAGCGGGCCCTGGCCTTTGAGAAGGGCAGCGTGCTTTTCAACATCGGGGCCCTCTACACCCAGATCGGGGCTCGCCAGGACCGCTCCTGCCCCGAGGGCACCAGGCGTGCCATTGAAGCTTTTCAGAGGGCTGCTG GGGCCTTCAGCCTCCTGAGGGAGAACTTTTCCCGAGCACCCAGCCCCGACATGAGCCCGGCCTCGCTGTCCATGCTGGAACGACTCATGACCGCCCAGGCCCAAGAATGCATCTTTGAGGGCCTCTTGCTGCCGTCCACCGAAGCCCCCCAGGGTTGCCTGGCCCAGCTGCGCCTGGCTCAGGAGGCTGCCCAG GTGGCAGCTGAGTACAGGCTGGTGCACCAGACCATGGCCCAGCCACCTGTCCACGACTACGTGCCCTTCCCCTGGACCACCCTGGTGCGTGTCAAGGCTGAGTACTTCCGCGCCCTGGCCCACTACCACGCGGCTGCGGTGCTCTGCGACAGCCCCC CGGCCGAGGTGGACTGCCCAGCACTCTCACAGGCCTTCCTTGGGCTCCCAGCCACACCTGGGCCCCCGGGCGCCGCACCCCAGGAGCAGGAGGGGCGCAGGATGCTCG GCAAGGCCCACCTGAAGCGTGCCATCCTGGGCCAAGAGGAGGCCCTGCGGCTGCACGCCGTGTGCCGTGCCCTGCGGAGCGTGGACCTACTGCAGGCCGTGCTGGCCCAGGCCCTGCGGCGCTCACTGGCCAGGTACTCGGAACTCGACCGAGAGGATGACTTCTTGGAGGCCACGGAAGCTCCCGACATCCCAC CTAAAACACAGCAGAAGCCAGAGATCAGGGCACCCAGCTTCTCCAGGGTGAAGGTGACTGATATCTTCCACCGGCTG gggcccctgtccGTGTTTTCAGCCAAGAACTGCTGGCGGCTGGTGGGGCCCGTCCACGTGACCCGGGGAGAGGCTGGCTTCGGCCTCACGTTGCGGGGAGATGCGCCCGTCCTCATCGCTGCTGTCATCCCCGGGGGCCCGGCCGCG GCAGCTGGCCTGCGGGAGGGTGACTACATCGTGTCCTTGAACGGGCGGCCGTGCAAGTGGTGGAAGCATGCGGAGGTGGTGGCGCAGCTGAAGGGCGTGGGCGACGAGGGCGCGAGCCTGCAGGTGGTCACGCTGCTGCCCAGGGCGGAGCCACCCAGCGCGGTGAGCCCCGGGGGCCCCGGGAGGGCCTTCCCCCGGCCCCGGCACGCCCCGCGACTGCGAGGGCGTCGGAGAGAGGAGCTTGCGCGCGGGCGAGCCTCACTGGCGTGGCCTTCTGGGCAGCGGCCGTCTGTGCCGTGGTCTCCACCTGGCGGCGAGTCCCTGCCCTGGGCGAGGCCGCAGCCCTCCCCGCGGTGGGCCTCCGTGTGCCCACACTCCTGGGGACCTCGGGCAGGGGCGGCGCTGCAGGAGCCGTTTCAggatccccacccccagcatggcACCCCTGCGGGGCGCTGCTGCCCTGTTGCCCTTACAGAACCCCCAGCTTGCCCCTGA
- the RHPN1 gene encoding rhophilin-1 isoform X1: MIPEERTDDPGSGEESARLQPAGSVRKGRDPLAQTPRGRLQSRRAQVHQQINKELRMRTGAENLYRATSNAWVRETVALELSYVNSSLQLLKEELEELNGSAEVDRPEGEGVSVPMIPLGLKETKELDWSTPLRELISGHFGEDSASYEAEIRELEDLRQAIRTPSRGEAGLELLMAYYNQLCFLDARFIAPTRNLGLLFQWYDSLTGVPAQQRALAFEKGSVLFNIGALYTQIGARQDRSCPEGTRRAIEAFQRAAGAFSLLRENFSRAPSPDMSPASLSMLERLMTAQAQECIFEGLLLPSTEAPQGCLAQLRLAQEAAQVAAEYRLVHQTMAQPPVHDYVPFPWTTLVRVKAEYFRALAHYHAAAVLCDSPPAAEVDCPALSQAFLGLPATPGPPGAAPQEQEGRRMLGKAHLKRAILGQEEALRLHAVCRALRSVDLLQAVLAQALRRSLARYSELDREDDFLEATEAPDIPPKTQQKPEIRAPSFSRVKVTDIFHRLGPLSVFSAKNCWRLVGPVHVTRGEAGFGLTLRGDAPVLIAAVIPGGPAAAAGLREGDYIVSLNGRPCKWWKHAEVVAQLKGVGDEGASLQVVTLLPRAEPPSAVSPGGPGRAFPRPRHAPRLRGRRREELARGRASLAWPSGQRPSVPWSPPGGESLPWARPQPSPRWASVCPHSWGPRAGAALQEPFQDPHPQHGTPAGRCCPVALTEPPACP, translated from the exons ATGATCCCCGAGGAGAGGACGGACGACCCGGGCTCCGGCGAGGAGAGTGCGCGGCTGCAACCGGCCGGCAGCGTTCGCAAG GGCCGTGACCCCCTGGCACAGACACCGCGCGGCCGCCTGCAGAGCCGCAGGGCCCAGGTCCACCAGCAGATCAATAAGGAGTTGCGGATGCGGACAGGCGCGGAGAACCTGTACAG agccACCAGCAACGCCTGGGTCAGGGAGACAGTGGCCCTAGAGCTGAGCTACGTCAACTCCAGCCTGCAGCTGCTgaaggaggagctggaggagctCAATGGCAGCGCGGAGGTGGACCGGCCGGAGGG CGAAGGTGTCAGTGTCCCTATGATCCCCCTGGGGCTGAAGGAGACCAAGGAGCTGGACTGGTCCACACCCCTGAGG GAGCTGATCTCTGGGCACTTTGGAGAGGACAGTGCCTCCTATGAGGCCGAAATCAGGGAGCTGGAGGACCTGCGGCAG GCCATTCGGACCCCCAGCCGAGGCGAGGCAGGCCTAGAGCTGCTTATGGCCTACTACAACCAGCTCTGCTTCCTGGACGCACGCTTCATCGCCCCCACCAGGAACCTGGGGCTGCTGTTCCAGTG GTATGACTCACTCACGGGAGTCCCGGCCCAGCAGCGGGCCCTGGCCTTTGAGAAGGGCAGCGTGCTTTTCAACATCGGGGCCCTCTACACCCAGATCGGGGCTCGCCAGGACCGCTCCTGCCCCGAGGGCACCAGGCGTGCCATTGAAGCTTTTCAGAGGGCTGCTG GGGCCTTCAGCCTCCTGAGGGAGAACTTTTCCCGAGCACCCAGCCCCGACATGAGCCCGGCCTCGCTGTCCATGCTGGAACGACTCATGACCGCCCAGGCCCAAGAATGCATCTTTGAGGGCCTCTTGCTGCCGTCCACCGAAGCCCCCCAGGGTTGCCTGGCCCAGCTGCGCCTGGCTCAGGAGGCTGCCCAG GTGGCAGCTGAGTACAGGCTGGTGCACCAGACCATGGCCCAGCCACCTGTCCACGACTACGTGCCCTTCCCCTGGACCACCCTGGTGCGTGTCAAGGCTGAGTACTTCCGCGCCCTGGCCCACTACCACGCGGCTGCGGTGCTCTGCGACAGCCCCC CAGCGGCCGAGGTGGACTGCCCAGCACTCTCACAGGCCTTCCTTGGGCTCCCAGCCACACCTGGGCCCCCGGGCGCCGCACCCCAGGAGCAGGAGGGGCGCAGGATGCTCG GCAAGGCCCACCTGAAGCGTGCCATCCTGGGCCAAGAGGAGGCCCTGCGGCTGCACGCCGTGTGCCGTGCCCTGCGGAGCGTGGACCTACTGCAGGCCGTGCTGGCCCAGGCCCTGCGGCGCTCACTGGCCAGGTACTCGGAACTCGACCGAGAGGATGACTTCTTGGAGGCCACGGAAGCTCCCGACATCCCAC CTAAAACACAGCAGAAGCCAGAGATCAGGGCACCCAGCTTCTCCAGGGTGAAGGTGACTGATATCTTCCACCGGCTG gggcccctgtccGTGTTTTCAGCCAAGAACTGCTGGCGGCTGGTGGGGCCCGTCCACGTGACCCGGGGAGAGGCTGGCTTCGGCCTCACGTTGCGGGGAGATGCGCCCGTCCTCATCGCTGCTGTCATCCCCGGGGGCCCGGCCGCG GCAGCTGGCCTGCGGGAGGGTGACTACATCGTGTCCTTGAACGGGCGGCCGTGCAAGTGGTGGAAGCATGCGGAGGTGGTGGCGCAGCTGAAGGGCGTGGGCGACGAGGGCGCGAGCCTGCAGGTGGTCACGCTGCTGCCCAGGGCGGAGCCACCCAGCGCGGTGAGCCCCGGGGGCCCCGGGAGGGCCTTCCCCCGGCCCCGGCACGCCCCGCGACTGCGAGGGCGTCGGAGAGAGGAGCTTGCGCGCGGGCGAGCCTCACTGGCGTGGCCTTCTGGGCAGCGGCCGTCTGTGCCGTGGTCTCCACCTGGCGGCGAGTCCCTGCCCTGGGCGAGGCCGCAGCCCTCCCCGCGGTGGGCCTCCGTGTGCCCACACTCCTGGGGACCTCGGGCAGGGGCGGCGCTGCAGGAGCCGTTTCAggatccccacccccagcatggcACCCCTGCGGGGCGCTGCTGCCCTGTTGCCCTTACAGAACCCCCAGCTTGCCCCTGA
- the RHPN1 gene encoding rhophilin-1 isoform X3 codes for MIPEERTDDPGSGEESARLQPAGSVRKGRDPLAQTPRGRLQSRRAQVHQQINKELRMRTGAENLYRATSNAWVRETVALELSYVNSSLQLLKEELEELNGSAEVDRPEGEGVSVPMIPLGLKETKELDWSTPLRELISGHFGEDSASYEAEIRELEDLRQAIRTPSRGEAGLELLMAYYNQLCFLDARFIAPTRNLGLLFQWYDSLTGVPAQQRALAFEKGSVLFNIGALYTQIGARQDRSCPEGTRRAIEAFQRAAGAFSLLRENFSRAPSPDMSPASLSMLERLMTAQAQECIFEGLLLPSTEAPQGCLAQLRLAQEAAQTMAQPPVHDYVPFPWTTLVRVKAEYFRALAHYHAAAVLCDSPPAAEVDCPALSQAFLGLPATPGPPGAAPQEQEGRRMLGKAHLKRAILGQEEALRLHAVCRALRSVDLLQAVLAQALRRSLARYSELDREDDFLEATEAPDIPPKTQQKPEIRAPSFSRVKVTDIFHRLGPLSVFSAKNCWRLVGPVHVTRGEAGFGLTLRGDAPVLIAAVIPGGPAAAAGLREGDYIVSLNGRPCKWWKHAEVVAQLKGVGDEGASLQVVTLLPRAEPPSAVSPGGPGRAFPRPRHAPRLRGRRREELARGRASLAWPSGQRPSVPWSPPGGESLPWARPQPSPRWASVCPHSWGPRAGAALQEPFQDPHPQHGTPAGRCCPVALTEPPACP; via the exons ATGATCCCCGAGGAGAGGACGGACGACCCGGGCTCCGGCGAGGAGAGTGCGCGGCTGCAACCGGCCGGCAGCGTTCGCAAG GGCCGTGACCCCCTGGCACAGACACCGCGCGGCCGCCTGCAGAGCCGCAGGGCCCAGGTCCACCAGCAGATCAATAAGGAGTTGCGGATGCGGACAGGCGCGGAGAACCTGTACAG agccACCAGCAACGCCTGGGTCAGGGAGACAGTGGCCCTAGAGCTGAGCTACGTCAACTCCAGCCTGCAGCTGCTgaaggaggagctggaggagctCAATGGCAGCGCGGAGGTGGACCGGCCGGAGGG CGAAGGTGTCAGTGTCCCTATGATCCCCCTGGGGCTGAAGGAGACCAAGGAGCTGGACTGGTCCACACCCCTGAGG GAGCTGATCTCTGGGCACTTTGGAGAGGACAGTGCCTCCTATGAGGCCGAAATCAGGGAGCTGGAGGACCTGCGGCAG GCCATTCGGACCCCCAGCCGAGGCGAGGCAGGCCTAGAGCTGCTTATGGCCTACTACAACCAGCTCTGCTTCCTGGACGCACGCTTCATCGCCCCCACCAGGAACCTGGGGCTGCTGTTCCAGTG GTATGACTCACTCACGGGAGTCCCGGCCCAGCAGCGGGCCCTGGCCTTTGAGAAGGGCAGCGTGCTTTTCAACATCGGGGCCCTCTACACCCAGATCGGGGCTCGCCAGGACCGCTCCTGCCCCGAGGGCACCAGGCGTGCCATTGAAGCTTTTCAGAGGGCTGCTG GGGCCTTCAGCCTCCTGAGGGAGAACTTTTCCCGAGCACCCAGCCCCGACATGAGCCCGGCCTCGCTGTCCATGCTGGAACGACTCATGACCGCCCAGGCCCAAGAATGCATCTTTGAGGGCCTCTTGCTGCCGTCCACCGAAGCCCCCCAGGGTTGCCTGGCCCAGCTGCGCCTGGCTCAGGAGGCTGCCCAG ACCATGGCCCAGCCACCTGTCCACGACTACGTGCCCTTCCCCTGGACCACCCTGGTGCGTGTCAAGGCTGAGTACTTCCGCGCCCTGGCCCACTACCACGCGGCTGCGGTGCTCTGCGACAGCCCCC CAGCGGCCGAGGTGGACTGCCCAGCACTCTCACAGGCCTTCCTTGGGCTCCCAGCCACACCTGGGCCCCCGGGCGCCGCACCCCAGGAGCAGGAGGGGCGCAGGATGCTCG GCAAGGCCCACCTGAAGCGTGCCATCCTGGGCCAAGAGGAGGCCCTGCGGCTGCACGCCGTGTGCCGTGCCCTGCGGAGCGTGGACCTACTGCAGGCCGTGCTGGCCCAGGCCCTGCGGCGCTCACTGGCCAGGTACTCGGAACTCGACCGAGAGGATGACTTCTTGGAGGCCACGGAAGCTCCCGACATCCCAC CTAAAACACAGCAGAAGCCAGAGATCAGGGCACCCAGCTTCTCCAGGGTGAAGGTGACTGATATCTTCCACCGGCTG gggcccctgtccGTGTTTTCAGCCAAGAACTGCTGGCGGCTGGTGGGGCCCGTCCACGTGACCCGGGGAGAGGCTGGCTTCGGCCTCACGTTGCGGGGAGATGCGCCCGTCCTCATCGCTGCTGTCATCCCCGGGGGCCCGGCCGCG GCAGCTGGCCTGCGGGAGGGTGACTACATCGTGTCCTTGAACGGGCGGCCGTGCAAGTGGTGGAAGCATGCGGAGGTGGTGGCGCAGCTGAAGGGCGTGGGCGACGAGGGCGCGAGCCTGCAGGTGGTCACGCTGCTGCCCAGGGCGGAGCCACCCAGCGCGGTGAGCCCCGGGGGCCCCGGGAGGGCCTTCCCCCGGCCCCGGCACGCCCCGCGACTGCGAGGGCGTCGGAGAGAGGAGCTTGCGCGCGGGCGAGCCTCACTGGCGTGGCCTTCTGGGCAGCGGCCGTCTGTGCCGTGGTCTCCACCTGGCGGCGAGTCCCTGCCCTGGGCGAGGCCGCAGCCCTCCCCGCGGTGGGCCTCCGTGTGCCCACACTCCTGGGGACCTCGGGCAGGGGCGGCGCTGCAGGAGCCGTTTCAggatccccacccccagcatggcACCCCTGCGGGGCGCTGCTGCCCTGTTGCCCTTACAGAACCCCCAGCTTGCCCCTGA